The Blastococcus sp. HT6-4 genome window below encodes:
- a CDS encoding (2Fe-2S)-binding protein encodes MTRISVRVDGTSYDDDVEPRTLLVHYLREQLGKVGTVVGCDTSNCGACTVHLDGEAVKSCTVLAVQADGAEVTTIEGIAGDDGLHPMQKAFHEMHGLQCGYCTPGMIMASIDLVKENPEPSEAEVREGIEGNLCRCTGYQNIVRAVRSAAAEMRGSGGNGHVAPAEVDTAAAPHVVGQA; translated from the coding sequence ATGACCCGGATCAGCGTGCGGGTGGACGGGACGTCGTACGACGACGACGTCGAACCCCGGACCTTGCTCGTCCACTACCTGCGCGAGCAGCTCGGCAAGGTGGGCACGGTCGTGGGCTGCGACACCAGCAACTGCGGGGCCTGCACCGTGCACCTCGACGGCGAGGCGGTGAAGAGCTGCACCGTCCTGGCCGTCCAGGCCGACGGCGCCGAGGTGACCACCATCGAGGGCATCGCCGGGGACGACGGCCTGCACCCGATGCAGAAGGCGTTCCACGAGATGCACGGCCTGCAGTGCGGCTACTGCACCCCGGGCATGATCATGGCCTCGATCGACCTGGTGAAGGAGAACCCCGAGCCCAGCGAGGCCGAGGTCCGGGAGGGCATCGAGGGCAACCTCTGCCGCTGCACCGGCTACCAGAACATCGTCCGGGCCGTGCGGTCCGCGGCGGCCGAGATGCGCGGATCCGGCGGGAACGGCCACGTCGCGCCGGCCGAGGTCGACACCGCCGCCGCGCCGCACGTGGTGGGCCAGGCATGA
- a CDS encoding MFS transporter, which translates to MTAALPTDRPPLSPVRVVVAIVALALGGFAIGTTEFVTMGLLPDIAEGVGVDIPSAGHVISAYALGVVVGAPVIAAMSARLPRRALLVGLMGAFLVGNVLTAVAPAYPTLLGARFLAGLPHGAYFGVASLVAASLVAPRLRGRAVSSVMLGLAVALVAGVPAATWLGQAAGWRAAYWLVVVLAAATVAAVLVVVPPSPGRSDATVRGELGALRRPQVLLTLAVGVVGFGGMFALYSYIAPVVTDVAELSRGTLPVVLFVYGIGGIIGTALAGRLGDWSLFRSLVGALVALMVLLAVVAVVASWVPGLVAGVFLVSVSGSTLAILLQLRLMETAGEAQMLGAALNHSALNLANALGAWVGGLVIAAGLGYRAPSAVGAALAAAGLIPLAASAVLRRREARAPVAGAAAPAPREEPAAAR; encoded by the coding sequence GTGACCGCCGCGCTCCCCACCGACCGACCACCCCTGAGCCCGGTCCGGGTCGTGGTGGCCATCGTGGCGCTGGCGCTCGGCGGGTTCGCGATCGGCACCACCGAGTTCGTGACCATGGGCCTGCTGCCCGACATCGCGGAGGGCGTGGGGGTCGACATCCCCTCGGCCGGCCACGTCATCTCCGCGTACGCCCTCGGCGTCGTCGTCGGCGCCCCGGTGATCGCGGCGATGAGCGCCCGCCTGCCCCGGCGCGCCCTGCTGGTCGGCCTGATGGGCGCCTTCCTGGTCGGCAACGTGCTCACCGCCGTGGCGCCGGCCTACCCGACGCTGCTGGGCGCCCGGTTCCTCGCCGGCCTGCCGCACGGCGCCTACTTCGGCGTGGCGTCGCTGGTCGCCGCGTCGCTGGTCGCGCCGCGGCTCCGGGGCCGCGCGGTCAGCTCGGTGATGCTCGGGCTGGCCGTCGCGCTGGTCGCCGGCGTCCCGGCCGCGACCTGGCTGGGCCAGGCGGCGGGCTGGCGGGCGGCGTACTGGCTGGTCGTCGTCCTGGCCGCGGCCACCGTGGCGGCCGTGCTCGTCGTCGTCCCGCCGTCGCCGGGGCGGTCCGACGCCACGGTCCGCGGCGAGCTGGGTGCGCTGCGCCGGCCGCAGGTGCTGCTCACGCTGGCGGTCGGCGTCGTCGGGTTCGGCGGCATGTTCGCGCTCTACAGCTACATCGCGCCCGTCGTCACCGACGTCGCGGAGCTCTCCCGGGGCACCCTGCCCGTGGTCCTGTTCGTCTACGGGATCGGCGGGATCATCGGGACGGCGCTGGCCGGGCGGCTGGGCGACTGGTCGCTGTTCCGGTCGCTGGTCGGCGCGCTGGTGGCGCTCATGGTGCTGCTCGCCGTGGTGGCCGTGGTGGCGTCCTGGGTGCCCGGCCTGGTGGCCGGGGTCTTCCTGGTCTCGGTCAGCGGCTCGACCCTGGCGATCCTGCTGCAGCTGCGGTTGATGGAGACCGCGGGGGAGGCCCAGATGCTGGGGGCCGCGCTCAACCACTCGGCCCTCAACCTGGCCAACGCCCTCGGCGCCTGGGTCGGCGGCCTGGTGATCGCCGCGGGCCTCGGCTACCGCGCGCCCAGCGCCGTCGGCGCCGCGCTGGCGGCCGCCGGGCTGATCCCGCTCGCGGCCTCCGCCGTCCTGCGCCGCCGGGAGGCCCGCGCCCCGGTGGCCGGGGCCGCGGCGCCCGCCCCGCGCGAGGAGCCGGCCGCCGCCCGCTGA
- a CDS encoding phytochrome sensor protein, producing the protein MSTLPGDDAVRPVVLDSWRRSMGSGVDPDGGLPPVELLDDDLLAYRAAHPLAPVLPVIRRLLVQDAEAGQMIVAVTDAAGRMLWVEGDHRLRSRAEGVNFVEGARWSEDVAGTNAPGTALAVDCAVQIYGSEHFRRPVQSWSCSAAPVHDPVTGALLGAIDVTGGDHVATPQVLTLVRATVAAVESELRWLHRERLAAGAPRPPAPAPPAARLEVLGRERARLTLAAGPQELSVRHSELLLLLAEAAASGQGRSATQLAAECHAGAAAEVTVRAELSRLRRLVGEDLLGSRPYRLAGRLDTDVDQVRRLLTRGDVGAALERYRGPVLPGSHAPGVLRARGRLTAALRRAVLSARRPELLLRYAQLPEGRDDAGVWQALLEALPPGSPRRAAVTGHLLRLRAAGRPR; encoded by the coding sequence GACGCCGTCCGGCCGGTCGTCCTGGACTCCTGGCGCCGGTCGATGGGCAGCGGGGTCGACCCCGACGGCGGCCTGCCACCGGTGGAGCTGCTCGACGACGACCTGCTCGCCTACCGCGCGGCCCACCCGCTGGCGCCGGTGCTGCCGGTGATCCGGCGGCTGCTGGTCCAGGACGCCGAGGCGGGGCAGATGATCGTCGCGGTCACCGACGCGGCCGGGCGGATGCTGTGGGTGGAGGGTGACCACCGGCTGCGGTCGCGGGCGGAGGGCGTGAACTTCGTCGAGGGCGCCCGCTGGTCGGAGGACGTGGCCGGCACGAACGCCCCGGGGACGGCGCTGGCGGTCGACTGCGCGGTGCAGATCTACGGCAGCGAGCACTTCCGCCGCCCGGTGCAGTCGTGGAGCTGCTCGGCCGCGCCGGTGCACGACCCGGTCACCGGTGCCCTGCTCGGCGCCATCGACGTGACCGGCGGCGACCACGTCGCGACCCCGCAGGTGCTGACCCTGGTGCGGGCCACCGTCGCCGCCGTCGAGTCGGAGCTGCGCTGGCTGCACCGGGAACGGCTCGCCGCCGGCGCGCCCCGGCCGCCCGCCCCGGCGCCTCCCGCGGCGCGGCTGGAGGTGCTCGGCCGCGAACGCGCCCGGCTGACGCTGGCCGCCGGACCGCAGGAGCTGTCGGTGCGGCACTCGGAGCTGCTCCTCCTGCTGGCCGAGGCGGCCGCGTCGGGGCAGGGCCGTTCGGCCACCCAGCTCGCCGCCGAGTGCCACGCCGGCGCCGCGGCCGAGGTGACCGTGCGGGCCGAGCTGTCGCGGCTGCGCCGGCTGGTCGGCGAGGACCTGCTCGGCTCCCGCCCGTACCGGCTGGCCGGCCGGCTGGACACCGACGTCGACCAGGTGCGCCGGTTGCTGACCCGCGGCGACGTCGGCGCGGCGCTCGAGCGCTACCGCGGGCCGGTGCTCCCCGGCTCGCACGCGCCGGGCGTGCTGCGTGCGCGCGGCCGCCTCACCGCGGCGCTCCGGCGGGCCGTGCTGTCGGCCCGCCGTCCGGAGCTGCTGCTGCGCTACGCCCAGCTGCCCGAGGGGCGCGACGACGCCGGGGTGTGGCAGGCGCTGCTGGAGGCGCTGCCGCCGGGCTCGCCGCGCCGGGCGGCGGTGACCGGGCACCTGCTGCGGCTGCGCGCCGCCGGCCGCCCACGCTGA